The following proteins come from a genomic window of Alicyclobacillus dauci:
- a CDS encoding ABC transporter permease: MSFATLSFTLAFVALAMVLSLWLKLGVERDLLIATVRATIQLIIVGYILKFVFDVNNAFLIIAMVLLIILVATLNARSRAKAIPGVWWRIAAGLVITEVVTLGVLLGLHVVPFQPRYVITISGMIVGNAMVAAGVLLNRLQAEATSQRAEIDTVLALGGTPRQAIWPHLKQAIRAGLIPTIDSTKTTGLVQLPGMMTGQIIAGADPVVAIRYQLMILFCILAGSAVTSIVIGFLTYPRLFTKYQQLAFRGQRESV; encoded by the coding sequence ATGAGCTTTGCAACGCTGTCCTTTACACTGGCATTTGTCGCGCTCGCAATGGTCTTGTCGTTGTGGCTGAAGTTGGGTGTTGAGCGGGATTTACTGATTGCAACCGTACGCGCAACCATTCAGTTGATCATCGTTGGGTATATTCTCAAGTTTGTCTTCGATGTGAATAACGCGTTTTTAATTATCGCGATGGTGCTGCTGATCATCTTGGTTGCGACGTTGAACGCGAGATCGCGTGCGAAGGCCATTCCCGGGGTCTGGTGGAGGATTGCTGCAGGGCTGGTCATCACGGAAGTTGTCACGCTGGGCGTTCTGCTTGGCCTGCATGTCGTACCATTTCAGCCGCGGTACGTCATCACCATCAGTGGCATGATTGTCGGCAATGCGATGGTGGCGGCGGGGGTTCTGCTAAATCGTCTGCAAGCTGAAGCGACCAGTCAGCGGGCTGAAATTGACACCGTATTGGCTCTTGGGGGAACGCCCCGGCAAGCCATATGGCCGCACCTCAAGCAGGCCATTCGCGCTGGCCTGATTCCTACCATCGATTCAACGAAGACCACGGGGTTGGTGCAGCTGCCGGGCATGATGACGGGGCAAATTATCGCCGGTGCAGATCCGGTCGTGGCGATCCGGTACCAGTTGATGATTCTATTCTGCATCCTGGCGGGGTCGGCGGTGACGAGCATCGTGATCGGATTCTTGACATACCCTCGGTTATTCACGAAGTACCAGCAATTGGCCTTCCGTGGTCAACGCGAGAGCGTTTGA
- a CDS encoding protein kinase family protein, which produces MTGFSMFPEQHPGQANFVFDGYLDRQHVVTRLPRRDHGAVAPFYDGVSSLFGSVYANAYHYRNVAQMLRVHSPLFVPELITCYPWNDGRFMPTHRYVEGRAASSYDELTESGSRAYGRFLATLHGGVSTTGFGCYGNVKGAGSWWPTVRTTIQHLLNRYDHDDATYTEARSVTECIQHLPEPARFAPIMLDLDPSQYFITNGHFCVLIDIDFYVFGPPELELIALESMYPGRLATSFRRGYESLRPFPDLSTVRRVYRLLNRLLRVRGDLPYREWHDAPALFQTLSR; this is translated from the coding sequence TTGACAGGATTCAGCATGTTTCCGGAACAACACCCGGGACAAGCGAATTTTGTATTTGACGGTTACCTAGATAGACAACATGTTGTGACTCGACTACCGAGACGGGACCACGGCGCGGTAGCGCCCTTTTACGACGGAGTTAGCAGTCTATTCGGATCCGTTTACGCCAACGCTTATCATTACCGAAACGTCGCACAGATGTTGCGGGTACACAGCCCGCTGTTCGTACCAGAGCTCATAACCTGTTACCCATGGAATGATGGACGATTCATGCCCACCCATCGATATGTCGAGGGTCGTGCTGCCAGCTCTTACGATGAACTGACCGAGAGTGGCTCGCGGGCGTACGGACGTTTCCTGGCAACGTTGCATGGAGGAGTGTCCACAACGGGCTTTGGTTGCTACGGAAACGTAAAAGGTGCGGGATCGTGGTGGCCAACCGTTCGGACCACAATCCAGCACCTGCTCAATCGATATGATCACGACGACGCCACGTATACGGAGGCACGATCCGTCACCGAGTGCATCCAGCACCTGCCCGAACCCGCCCGTTTCGCGCCGATCATGCTCGACCTCGATCCTTCGCAATACTTCATCACGAACGGGCACTTCTGCGTCCTTATCGACATCGATTTCTATGTATTTGGACCACCCGAACTAGAACTCATTGCACTTGAATCCATGTACCCCGGCCGACTGGCCACATCGTTTCGTAGAGGATATGAGTCGCTTCGGCCCTTCCCGGACTTGTCCACCGTCCGTCGTGTCTATCGGCTGCTCAATCGCCTGCTCCGCGTGCGTGGGGACCTGCCCTACCGTGAATGGCACGACGCCCCAGCACTCTTTCAAACGCTCTCGCGTTGA